A segment of the Fibrobacter sp. genome:
CCACGGAGGAGTACACCAGGCCAAGGATGCCGAAAGGTGCCATCTGGATAATCCAGCGGATGACCTGGGAAATGGCGGCAGAAGCGTCGGTAATGACGGTGACGGTGTGATCTACAGGAAGCTTCTTAAGAGCCAAGCCGAATACGATAGACCAGAAGAGGATTCCGATATAATTTGCGTTGGCCAAAGCTGCGATGGGATTCTGCACGCAGTTCTTTACCAGGTTGGTCAGTACTTCGCCGATTCCGCTGGGAGCGGTACCTTCTGCTGCGGTAGCGGTCAATTTCATGGTGACAGGGAACAGTTCGCTGCCCATGACTGCCAAGGCTGCGGCACCAATAGAGCTAATGACATAAAGCAGGATTACCTTGCGGAATCTGCTGCCGATACCTTCGCCTGCGCCTGCGATGGAACTTGCCACCAGAGCAAAAACCAGGATGGGAGCGGCTCCTTTCAAGGCGCCTACGAAAAGCGTTCCTAAAATTCCGATTCCTGTACATTGGGGTGCGAGAAGCCCGAGGATGGCGCCAAGTACAAGACCTATGACGATGCGAATGATGAGACTTGTGTCAATCCATTTTTTAACAATACGTTTCATGGGGAATCCTTTTGTGTTGAGCGGAAAAAATATAGTATGAACGAAATGGTTGTGTACTTATTGATTGTTGTACTCAGTTCAATGTTGGTGCAATTTGCTACCTTTGCGCTATGCTTTTTGACGAAATCATCAATGACGCTTACGAGCCCCGCGAATACCCTGCCTTGGCCAGACTCTCTGATGAATGGGTGAGAACTAGACCTTTTGAAGGCTTGAAGATTCTTGCAGCAACTCCGATTTTCAGGAACACCTTGGTGCAGTACCGCGCCTTGATTGCGGGCGGTGCTGAACTCATCGTGGGTAGGGCCGAAGGTTCCGGCGATGGTGCCAGCATGCCTTGCGATCCGTCCATTGTGAACATGCTCAAGGAAAATGGCGTTCCCGTCATTAGCGATAGGGACGTAAAGTCCGGCGCGGTGGAAGATGATTTCGACTTGATCCTGGATTGTGCAGGTCAGTTCAGTTTCTGCAACCCTCACGTGGGTTTTGTGGAACTCACTCGCTCCGGTGTCCAGTTCTATGAAAAGTCTCCCTATCCGGTTTATGTGGCCGATAGCGGTATCGTGAAAAGAATCGAAACTACCCTTGGTACTGGCGAAGGTTGCTTCCGTGCCTTGGACCAGCTTGGTTTCAATACCTTGGGTTACGAGGGCAAGAGCCTGGTGGTGTTCGGTAGTGGAAAGGTTGGTTGTGGCATTGCTCTTCAGGGTGTCCGTCGCGGAATGAATGTCTGCACAATTACGGATACAACTCGAAGAAATGCGGGTTCTGATTTCTGCCATGTGCTGGAAAACAATGAAGTGCAAATTGTGGATTGCAAGAACGACACTTCTGTTTCTGCGATAGTTTCCTCTGCGGACTATGTGGTGACTGCAACAGGAGTCAAGGGGGCTTTGAGCCTCGCGGCGGTTTCCGCAATTCTGGATAATCCGCGAATTGTGGTGGCCAACATGGGTGTAGAAGATGAGTTCGGAGAAATGGTCCCCGCCAATCGTGTGCTGAACAAGAAGGCTCCGCTGAACTTCTTGCTGGAAGAGCCGACTCACTTGAAGTACATCGACACCAGCCTTGCACTGCATGCTGCCTTGGGGGAACGCTTGCTTCAGGAATCTGCGCAGTGCATGGTGGGTTTCCCGTTCTCTGGGGTTAAGGACCCGGCAGGGGATTTGGAACAGTTGCTGTTGATGACTACCATTCAGCACGGTGTTATCGGCCCTGAAATTTGCGATATGCTGAGGTAATTTTTTATTACAAAGGGAATGGATTTTGCGCCTTATTATAAAAAACTTTTTATAGTAGGGAGTCCATTTTTTAGGATGGTTTTGGACTATATTTGGGAAAGAAGAATGGGAGTGTGTATGTTGAAAAGAATTCTTTGTCTCGTTGCTTTTTTGATGGTTTGTTCCTTTGCTGATGATATCATTGCTACCACGTCTAACGGCTCTACGGTAATTCTTCACGATAATGGCCGCTGGGAATATTACCAGAACAACGCCAAGATTCGTGATGTGCGCCCCACTGCAATTCCCGAAGATGCCAAGTACGAAATTTCCATCAAGTACGAAAGTGTTGATCGCATCAAGAAAGATGTGCGCATGGCCATGGAAGCGGACTTTGCTACTGAAGAAGAAATTAAGGATAGCCTCCGCAAGGTGCCTAAGGGAGGTATCGTTTATTTCCAGGTGCCCACCAAGCAGATCAAGCCGGGCTTCGTTCGCGAATTGACCTACTCCATTTACGATACGGGTAAGAACCCGATTTTTACAAAGACCGATAGTGATGATCACGCAACTGCTAGCGAAGACCGTGGCGTTTCTAACTTGATGGTTGTTCCCATTTATGCACGCCCCAAAGCAAAGGTAATGAAGGCTAAAGTTGTGAGCGAAACTGGTCGCCAGACTTTGGAATTTGATATTCCGGTAAAGTAATGAAGTTTGCTGTTGTTGATCTAGAAACGACAGGGGGAAAGGCCGAGCTCGGTCGAATTATCGAGATCGGAATTGTTTTGTTGGATGATTTTGAAGTGGTAAAGACTTACCAGACTCTTGTGGATCCTGGTCTGCCCATTCCTGAATTTATTCAAAATCTTACTGGCATCACCGACGATATGGTTCGTGGCCAGCCGCAGTTTAGTGCTGTTGCCGAGGAGGTGGCGGAACTTCTCCAGGGAAGGATTTTCGTTGCCCACAATGTGCTGTTTGACAGCAAGTTTATGCGTGCGGAGTTGAAGCGCTGTGCTATTAAGTACGACCCGCCGCGGCTCTGTACGGTGAAGCTTTCCCGTCGCTTTTTTCCGGGGCTTCCCAGCTACAGTTTGCATAACTTGATTATGTCTCTTGAACTGCCGGACTTTAATCATCATCGTGCATTGGATGATGCAATGGCCGCGGCGGAATTGTTGAAGCTTGCCTTGCAGAAGGCGGGTGCAGAAAAAATCCAGAAAGAAGTGAAAAACATTACCAAGGCAGAAACCTTAGTGATGTTCTAGTTTTCTGCGGCGGCGGTTTCGTTTGCTTTTCCAGCTTCGCCGTCGCTTTCGATTGCGTCTCCATTCTTCACTTGGAGAATGCCTGACTTGTATTTCATCTTCAAAATACGTGCGGCGGATTCTTCAACGCGCTGCTTGTATTTGCCGCTTTGTTTGGAAAGATTTGCCAAGATGTTCACCATGTCTACCGCCTTCCTGGGGAAGGTGATCATGAACATGTCGTTGCCTGCGGTGAGCGCAGTGAGGACTAGTTTCTTGAAATCCTTGGCGGGATAGTTCTTTCCCTTTACGCGCTCGGTTCCGCTGACCCATGCACGTAAGGAAACTCCCCAGAGGTCGTCTGTAAGGATCACTGTTTCTGGCGACATATCGCGGGCCATCTGCACAATCTTCGGTTCAAAAACCGCCGGCCTGTTGGAAATGCGAACGAATCGCACGCTGCTCATCATGGTGATGGGAATGTCGTTTGACAGCGCCTTGAAAAATTCAACGTTCTTCTGGATCTTGGCCTTAGGCGTTGCGCTGATGGCGATTTGATGGTCGCTGTTGGTCCAGGAATCGTAACCAGGGAAATGCTTCGAAACGCAGACGATTCCGCTTTGACGCATGCCGTCCACAAAGGACCTTACTTTATTTGCATTAGTGGTGTCTGCGCCCCAGGAGCGGTCGGATTCTTCCATAAAGGAATTCTTGCCTCGGCTATCTTTGGACGGATCAAGAACGGGAGCCAGGTTCACGTTGATGCCAACTTCCTTCATGGCGGCTCCGATTTTACGGCCGATGTTTTCCACCTTCTCGTTGGTCATCTTGCGCATAGATTTTGCGCTAGGTGTGCGTTCCCATTTGGGATTGATTGCGGAAACTCGATTGACTAAACCGCCTTCCTGGTCCACGGCCACAATGGGCGGGATGATCATGGTGCTATTGACGGTCTTCAAATTTTCCTGGAAGTTGTCCAGTTTCTTGAGGTGGTTCTTCATGACGAGATATCCGCCGAATTCATTCTTGATCATGAAATCTGCGGGAGTCATGTAGACCATCACCATCTGGGCGGCCTTCTGCTTGATGCTCAGCTTTTCCCAGAGGGGCATCAGTTCGCAGGGAAGATTATACGGATTCTGAGAAACGTCGCATTCGGCTGCTGTCGCGGCTGGCTCAGTTGCTGATTCTGCTGCAATCTCTGCAGAAACATCGCTTCCATTGTCTGGCTTTACTTCTGCGATGGCACTTTCCAATGCGGAAAGGTCGGTGAGCTCCTGCGCAAAAACCACACTGAACAAAGTCAGTGCGGTAAAAAAAGCGCTTGTAAACCTAAACCTAAACATCAAACCTTTCGCTAGTCAGTGATTTCTTGTGGCCTCCCAACCATCCGTCACTTTAACCCGGGTCCTGGCCTTAGGCCATGAACCTCGAACCTGACACCTGGAGCCTCGAACCTCCTAAGGCACGTAATCTTCGGCACTGCTCTTTGCGGCGGACTTCTTGGCGCCCCAGCGTCTCGGCTTGAATTCGCGAGGCGGGAAATCGAACTTCAGCTTGCCGCTCTTGTCCACATAGAGGAATGCGTCGAAGGTGCGGTGAGTCTTGTTGCTGCGGAAGCCCTTGATGAGTTCTGTCTTAACGCCCACGCCGGAAAGCATGGTCTTGATGGCGTCCAGAGGAATTTCCTTGCCCAAAAGAATCTTCGGCAACTGCAGGCCGCTAGGTTCTTTCTTCACATAGGAATCGCTGACGTAGCCGGTCAATGTTTCGAACACCGGTGCTCCATCCAGCGGGGACACGCCAACCTGTTCGCCCAATTCTACTTCGGCGCCGTCGCGGTTGTCGTCAAAGACAAATTCAATCTTGTTCTGGTCGTTGATTATGACCACGGCGGAGAATTCGGCGCCCTTCTTGCTGCGGAAACCAGCGAGAGGGCCAATCTTTCTGTTGGTCAAGAGTTCGACAATTTCTTCATCGGAAAGACGTTTACCGCCAATCATCTTGCGGATCACGATCCCGTCTTCGGTAGTGTAGCGGCTAACGGTTTCCATGACCTTCTTGCCGTTCACCGGGCTGAAGCTTGCTTCGCCTGTAGTACTTTCTTCCTTGAAGCCCTTGATGTTCTTCACCATGGTCTTGGTCATTTCCACGATGCCGTTCATGAAGCTTTCGCGGGTTTCCTTACCCTTTTCAATCTGCTCCATCTTGTATTCCCATTCGCCGGTCAGTTCCGGGCTGGTGAGGGCTTCGATGTCCATGGCCTTCAGCACCTTGATGAGGTCGAATGCCTTGGCGGTGGGGATCATGTCCTTGCCGTCGCGGACCACGTACTTGTCGGTGACCAGTTTTTCAATAATAGCTGCACGGGTAGCCGGAGTACCAAGGCCGCGTTCCTTCATGGCGTCGCGGAGTTCGCCCTCTTCCACCAGCTTACCGGCACTTTCCATCATGGAGAGGAGGGTGCTTTCGGTGTAGTGTGCAGGAGGCTTGGTAAAGTCTTCCTTGGCTTCGATTTCCACGTTCTTGGCCTTGTCGCCCTTCAGCTGCGGGATGTTGGATTCATCATCGGAATCCTTGCCGTAAACAGCCTTGAAACCGGGTTCCACCAGAATCTTGCCTTCGGTGAGGAAGGTTTCCTTTTCCACGGTGGTGACGCGGGTGGTGTTCAGGTACTTTGCAGGCGGATAGAACACGGCGATAAAGCGCTGGCAGATCATGGTGAAGATTTTCTGTTCCGCTTCGGTCAAATCCGTGGGCATGACGCCGGTGGGGATAATGGCAAAGTGGTCCGAAATCTTGGAGTTGTCAAAGACCTTGGGAGTCTTGACGATCCAGTTGTTGTTGAGGGCTGCCTGGGCGAAGGTGCTGAGGCTGCCGGTAATCTTGCCCATGGTGGACTTTACGGTGCCCACGTAGTCTTCGGGGAGGCACTTGCTGTCGGTACGCGGATAGGTGGTTGCCTTGTGGCGTTCGTACAGGGCCTGGGCGATAGAAAGGGTAGTCTTTGCGCTAAAGCCGAAACGGTTGTTGGCTTCACGCTGAAGGGTGGTCAGGTCGTACAACGGACCGCACTTCTGAAAACTGGGAGCGGTGGTCTCCTGGATGGTGCCGGCTTTGCCCTTCACCTTCTTGAGGATGTCCTGAACACGCTTTTCGTCAAAAATCTGCTTCTGCTTGCTGTCGCCTTCGGTGGTAAACCACTTACCGGCGTAGGTGCTGCCTTCGTTGTCGAATTCCGCTTCCACCGTCCAGAACTTCTTGGGAACGAACTGGTGGCGTTCTTCTTCGCGGTTCACGATGATGGCGAGGGTCGGGGTCTGCACACGGCCGCAGGGGGTAATCTGGAAACCGCCCATGGAGCTATTGTAGGCGGTAAGGCCGCGGCTACCGTTCATGCCGATAAGCCAGTCTGCCTCAGAACGGCAAATGGCGGCTGCCTTCAGGTTTTCCATGTCGGCGCCGTCGCGCATATTGTCAAATGCTTCCTGGATGGCGGCAGGGGTCATACTCTGCATCCACAGACGCTTGATGGTCTTGCCTGTAAACTTGCCCTTCAGAACGTAGTCCAGGATGTAGAAGAAAATCAATTCACCTTCGCGGCCAGCATCGCATGCGTTCACGATGGTGGTTACGTCCTTGCGCTTGATCAGCTTGCTCAAGATGGAAAGCTGGGCCTTGGTCTGCGGGTTTGCGGACAAGGGGAACTTTTCCGGCAACATGGGAAGAGTGCTCATTTCCCATTTCTTGTAGCGTTCATCGATTTCCTTGGGATCGGCGATTTCAACCAGGTGGCCGATGGCGTGGCTCACGATGGTGGTGTCGCTTTCATAGACTCCGTTACCCTTGGTAAAGGACTTTTGACCGAGGACTTTTACCAGGTCCAGGGCGACGCTGGGCTTTTCGGCGATAATGAGGGTCTTGCCTTCAACAGCGGGCTTGGCGGCTTTTGTGGCCTTAGTGGCCGTTGCCTTTGTGGCCTTGGCTGCGGTTGCAGTCTTTGCCTTGGCGGTAGTAGCCTTTGCTGTAGTAGTTTTAGACTTAGTAGTAGTTGCCATCTGCTATTTCCATTTGAATTTTCCGAGCAGACCGAAAATAACGGCTAGCACGGTGAAGGGGGCGATAAGGAGTTCTACAGGAATACACCACTTGAGGAGGTGCGGCTGTTTGAACACCTTGAGCCCGCGGACTATTAAAACGAAGTCGCCTACGCACTTGAGTGCGAAGACAATGGCTGTGGCCATGAAAATTTCAAAACTGAAGGGAGAAAGGATGGTTGCGATGCACTGCATGGCAAGGAACAGGAAAATCATGGACAGGACGAACACAATTTTCGGTGTGTAGTGGATCGTGGTGGAGGCCCAGCGTTTGCGCTGTTCCCACAGTCCCTTCAAAGTGTCTTTTCCGCTGGTGGTAACAAAGGTTTCTTCGGTTACGCAGTAGCGCATTGCCCAGGGACGTTCCTTGGCCAACTTTTGCATCAGCAGGTCGTCGTCACCGCTTTGCAGCTTGATGACGTTATCAAAACCGTTTACGTTCTTGAAGAAGGTCTTGCGGTAGGAAAGGTTGTTGCCGGTGCTGGTGAGGGGCAGGTGCATGGCGATGCCTGCGGTTCCTGCCACGCGGTAAATCATGGTTTCCACAGCCTGGAGGAAAATCAGTGCGCTTTCCTTGCCCGGGGTGGTGGGAATGTAGGAGTGACCGGCTACCATTTCGATGCCCGGTTCGAATTCGCGGACGGTACCCGAAATCCAGGTGGGCTTTACAATGCAGTCGGCGTCGGTAAGGCAGAGGATGTCACCGTCGCAAACTTCGATCATGCGGCTAAGGGCATGCTTTTTGGGGCTTACACCTTCGGGAATTTCCTTGATGGTCAAGACGTGGAAATTATCCGGATAGCGTTCGGCGTATTCAGCAAGGATTTTTGGGGTGTCGTCGTCACTGCGGTCGTCTGCCACCCAGACTTCCCAGAAGCCGTCGTAGTCCTGTGCCATGACGGAGTCAAGACAGGCTCGGATTCCTTCCGCCTCGTTTCGAGCGGCAATGAGGATACTTACCTTGGGAGCGGGGGTGACGTCGCTATTGCCAGCACGCACTTTTCCCAATACAAAGAAAAAGCGGAGGACCAGCCCGAAGTAGAACAGGCCGGACGCCACAAGCAGCGCAATGACTATATATGTTACGACGTCAAAAAACATTTTCCGCAGCAAATGTAGTTCAAGTTTCTAGGGCTCAAAAAACGTGACAGTGAAAAATGCACGGGATTTTTAAAATAATCTGCACAAATGTTTACTAAAAAAGAAGGCCCGGCCGGTTAGGTCGGGTCTCTTAATATATATGTAAGAAGTTCTTATTACAGAGCCTTTACGGTGAAGGTCCTCTGGGCGAGGCCGGAGGTAACCTTCACATGGAGAACACCCTTGGCTTTCAAGGTGAAGCTTGCGCGGCCTTCGGTGCTGATAACTTCCTGGACCTTGTTGCCCAGCATGTCGAACACCTGAACCTTGAAACCTTGGTTCTTTGCATTGACGATGGACAAGTCCATGCCGCTCTGGCTCATGGAGAAGGAACTGCGCTTGACGATTTCCGGAATGATGGTGGACGGAGAGTCCTTCTTGGTGGTGTCTGCCGGCTTTTCAGCTTCCTTGATACCGAGATCCACGTCGGTCTTCGGAGCCTTCTTGCTCAAGATGTAACCAAGTGCGCCAACCAAGGGGGCGTTCAAATCTACGCAGACTTCGTTCACGTTCCACTGGGACTTGTCACCGCTGTGGTTGCCATCGCTGAAGGCGCCTGCAATCATGCCGCCCAGCAACTTGTTCTTTTCAGGAACGTTGAAACCGGAATTCACGTCCATGTCCGGGTTTTCGTTGGCGTAGTAGCCACGATGGTGCGGGGATGTGGGAGCCTTGGCGCTGTTGCGGGTAAAGCCGACCACGTAGGACTTCTTGTTGCCGTTGTCGCCCAGCAAGTAGGCGATGTTCTTTTCAATAGCGTCATCGTAGTCGGTGTCGCCAGAGAGCTTTGCATAAAGGGCGTAAAGGAATGCGCCACCGGACGGGGTGCGTACGGAGAAGCTTCCGCCACCACCGGTTTCACGCATAAAGATGTCGCCGCTGTTCTTTTCGTAACCAGAGTAGATATGGTCAAGAAGCAGCAATGCGTCGCGGTACTGTCCACCAGGAGACAGGTCGAGAACCCACTGACCCATCACGACGGAAAGGGGAACTGCGTTGGCATAGTTCAAGCGGGTGTCGCTACCTTTCATGAATTCAATCTTGTCGAAGAGGCTCTTTGCGTCAGACTTGTAGGTTTCGTCCTTCGTGGTACGGTAGAGTTCCAATGCGGCGAGGAATACGCCATCGGTGGTTCTGCCACCCCACCAGGAGGATTCGTAGAAACCGGAGGAGTTGGTGATGCCACTGTGGCTCTTGGAGTAAGCGTAAGCGGTCTTTGCTGCAGCCAGGTACTTGGTACGGTTGGATTCGTCAGGGTCGATACGGGCCATCACAGCCAGCATTGCGGATGCCATACCCGGAGTGAAGCTGTCGTTTGCATTACCGGTAATGGAACGGGATTCGCCGCCTTCGCCAGAGCCGAGGGTGCTCATCTTACCCGGGGTCACCCACTTGGTGTGGTCTGCGTTACCGTCGCCCTTGACGGTGACGAAAGCGCTGGAACTGATGGCTGCCTTTACCCAGAAATCGGCTTCGTAACGGAGTTCTTCCAAAAGGTCGCGAACCTTATTGGGCTTACCGCTCTTACGGCTGTAGTCGTTTGCTGCCTTGTAGTCGGAATAATCACCGGTATAAAGGTCATAGAAACCTTCGGTGAATTCTGCGTAGGACAGTGCGAGAACGTAGGAAGAGAAACCCTGGGACTGACCGTACATCACGTGGTCGCCGCAGTCGAACCAACCGCCGGAAACATCCTTGCCCTGGTAGTTGTCCTTTGTGAAACTGGTAGTGTAGTTTGTGCCGAAAGCGAGCCAGTTCGGACCCTGGCCGGAACGCTGTGCGCCGTAAAAGCGTGTTGTCATCCAGGCTGCTTCAACGTAGTCGTCGGTGCTAAGTGCTGCAAGGGAGTCTGTTGCAGCGAGACCGAAGCATGCGAGGCCTGCCATAAAAAGCTTTTTAAAATTCATAGGTATCTCCGTTTTGGACCAAACACCAATGAGCCAAAATTACCTTATTTCTTAAGGCATTCCGGAAACCCCTGAGATAAATTCAGGAGGTTTTTGAAAGTGTGTAACTTTATCTAAACAGACTTGAGAATTACGGCTTCTAGGGGCAATAGAGAACCTTCGGTAGCGTTGGATTTTTTCGAAGGTGAACAGCACTCAATGCTGGAAATTTGGAGGCTGTGATTTTGGATCAATGATTTGTCGAACGTAGCTTCGGTTTCCGACATGTTCACAAGGATTGTCCAGGACCGGCTTTCGCAAGTTCTTTTGTATGCAAAAATTTGAGTGTGCTCAGGAATCAAGGCTTCGAAACGTCCGTTCATAAGAGACGGATTTTCAGCTCGCAATTGGATAAGTTTCTTGTACCAATTCAATACAGACAAACTGTCGTTAGTTTCGCTTTCCACATTGATGCTAGTGTAGTTTTCATTGACGGGAAGCCATGGCTTGCCTGTGGTAAAACCTGCGTTTGCGCTTGAGTCCCATTGCATGGGGGTGCGGGCGTTGTCGCGGCTGAAAAGGTGGACGAATTCCAGTGCCTGCGTCGGGCTGAAACCTTCTTCCAATGCAAACTTGTACTGAGCCTTGGAATTGACTTCGTTGTACGTGTCGATGGAATCCCATTTCACGTTGGTCATTCCCAGTTCCTGGCCTTGATAGAGGAACGGGGTTCCTCGCAAAGTGAACATCAATGTGCCCATGGCTTTGGCTGCCAGCACTGGGTCTGCGTCTGGGGAGAAGTAGTTGTTGATGCAGCGGGGCTTGTCGTGGTTCTCAAAGAATACGGGATACCAGCCGTTGGTGGCGGTGGCCTTCTGACTTGCGATTAGGGCTTTCTTGAAGTCCATGATTCCGAAGGGCCCCGGCTTGCACCAAAGTTCTACGTCGTGCAAATGACTGAATTCAAACAACATATCGAAGGCGCCGTTTTCTCCTACCCAGTACTTTAGATCATCGGGCCCCACACCGTTGGCTTCCGCTACGGTGAATACGTTCTTGCCGTCGGTAACGTTCTTCTTGAACTCGTAAAGAAAATCCAAAATGCCTGGCGTGTTAACAGTCATGGTGTGGACGCTGACAAGACCGTCTCCCGCGTCCGGTTCGCCATCCCCAAAATCCTGTGGTTTCTTGATGTAGGGGATGGCGTCAATCCTGAACCCGCCAACGCCCTTCTTGATCCAGAAGTTGGCGATGTCGTAAAGGGCCCGACGAACCTCGGCACATTCCCAGTTTAAGTCCGGCTGAGCGGTCGCAAAGGTGTGCATGTAGTACTGGCCTCGCTCTTCGCACCATTCCCACACCGAGCCTCCGAAAATTCCACGCCAGTTGTTGGGCGGACACCTGCGCAGTTCGCCGGTAGCTTCATCTTTCACAAAGCGGGGGTCGCGCCAAATGTACCAGTCGCTTTTTGGATTTGTTTGACTGGATCTAGATTCTAAAAACCACTTGCATTGGTCGGAGGTATGGTTGAATACCAGGTCCATCACGATCTTGATACTGTGGCGGTCCGCCTCCCGGATCAGGTTGTCCATGTGGTCCATGGTGCCGAAAATAGGGTTGATGTCGTAAAAGTCGGACACGTCGTAGCCGTTATCCACCATGGGGGAGGCGTACACCGGGGTGAGCCACAGGGCGCCCACCCCCAAGGACTCCAGGTAGGGTAGTCGGCTTGCGATTCCGTTCAAGTCGCCGATGCCGTCGCCGTTGGAATCCTGGAAACTGCTGGGGTAGATTTCGTAGGCGATGGTCTTCTTCCACCAGTCCGCGCGATTCTTGTCTGCGCAGCCCTTGCCCGATTCCTTGAAATTTGTCCGATTTTCACACATAGTGACCTAAATCTATGAACATTATGGACCTATATTGACTCAAAAACGGGTTTTTACTAAATTTGAGCCACTTTGAGATTCGATATTGCACAAACACTGACTGAACCCGAAGACCGCCAGGTGGTCTGGTCCCATGCCGATGCCCCTGAAATCTTCGACGAACTGCACCTAAAGGGCGATCT
Coding sequences within it:
- a CDS encoding 3'-5' exonuclease translates to MKFAVVDLETTGGKAELGRIIEIGIVLLDDFEVVKTYQTLVDPGLPIPEFIQNLTGITDDMVRGQPQFSAVAEEVAELLQGRIFVAHNVLFDSKFMRAELKRCAIKYDPPRLCTVKLSRRFFPGLPSYSLHNLIMSLELPDFNHHRALDDAMAAAELLKLALQKAGAEKIQKEVKNITKAETLVMF
- a CDS encoding adenosylhomocysteinase; translated protein: MLFDEIINDAYEPREYPALARLSDEWVRTRPFEGLKILAATPIFRNTLVQYRALIAGGAELIVGRAEGSGDGASMPCDPSIVNMLKENGVPVISDRDVKSGAVEDDFDLILDCAGQFSFCNPHVGFVELTRSGVQFYEKSPYPVYVADSGIVKRIETTLGTGEGCFRALDQLGFNTLGYEGKSLVVFGSGKVGCGIALQGVRRGMNVCTITDTTRRNAGSDFCHVLENNEVQIVDCKNDTSVSAIVSSADYVVTATGVKGALSLAAVSAILDNPRIVVANMGVEDEFGEMVPANRVLNKKAPLNFLLEEPTHLKYIDTSLALHAALGERLLQESAQCMVGFPFSGVKDPAGDLEQLLLMTTIQHGVIGPEICDMLR
- a CDS encoding DNA topoisomerase III, with the translated sequence MATTTKSKTTTAKATTAKAKTATAAKATKATATKATKAAKPAVEGKTLIIAEKPSVALDLVKVLGQKSFTKGNGVYESDTTIVSHAIGHLVEIADPKEIDERYKKWEMSTLPMLPEKFPLSANPQTKAQLSILSKLIKRKDVTTIVNACDAGREGELIFFYILDYVLKGKFTGKTIKRLWMQSMTPAAIQEAFDNMRDGADMENLKAAAICRSEADWLIGMNGSRGLTAYNSSMGGFQITPCGRVQTPTLAIIVNREEERHQFVPKKFWTVEAEFDNEGSTYAGKWFTTEGDSKQKQIFDEKRVQDILKKVKGKAGTIQETTAPSFQKCGPLYDLTTLQREANNRFGFSAKTTLSIAQALYERHKATTYPRTDSKCLPEDYVGTVKSTMGKITGSLSTFAQAALNNNWIVKTPKVFDNSKISDHFAIIPTGVMPTDLTEAEQKIFTMICQRFIAVFYPPAKYLNTTRVTTVEKETFLTEGKILVEPGFKAVYGKDSDDESNIPQLKGDKAKNVEIEAKEDFTKPPAHYTESTLLSMMESAGKLVEEGELRDAMKERGLGTPATRAAIIEKLVTDKYVVRDGKDMIPTAKAFDLIKVLKAMDIEALTSPELTGEWEYKMEQIEKGKETRESFMNGIVEMTKTMVKNIKGFKEESTTGEASFSPVNGKKVMETVSRYTTEDGIVIRKMIGGKRLSDEEIVELLTNRKIGPLAGFRSKKGAEFSAVVIINDQNKIEFVFDDNRDGAEVELGEQVGVSPLDGAPVFETLTGYVSDSYVKKEPSGLQLPKILLGKEIPLDAIKTMLSGVGVKTELIKGFRSNKTHRTFDAFLYVDKSGKLKFDFPPREFKPRRWGAKKSAAKSSAEDYVP
- a CDS encoding alpha-glucosidase yields the protein MCENRTNFKESGKGCADKNRADWWKKTIAYEIYPSSFQDSNGDGIGDLNGIASRLPYLESLGVGALWLTPVYASPMVDNGYDVSDFYDINPIFGTMDHMDNLIREADRHSIKIVMDLVFNHTSDQCKWFLESRSSQTNPKSDWYIWRDPRFVKDEATGELRRCPPNNWRGIFGGSVWEWCEERGQYYMHTFATAQPDLNWECAEVRRALYDIANFWIKKGVGGFRIDAIPYIKKPQDFGDGEPDAGDGLVSVHTMTVNTPGILDFLYEFKKNVTDGKNVFTVAEANGVGPDDLKYWVGENGAFDMLFEFSHLHDVELWCKPGPFGIMDFKKALIASQKATATNGWYPVFFENHDKPRCINNYFSPDADPVLAAKAMGTLMFTLRGTPFLYQGQELGMTNVKWDSIDTYNEVNSKAQYKFALEEGFSPTQALEFVHLFSRDNARTPMQWDSSANAGFTTGKPWLPVNENYTSINVESETNDSLSVLNWYKKLIQLRAENPSLMNGRFEALIPEHTQIFAYKRTCESRSWTILVNMSETEATFDKSLIQNHSLQISSIECCSPSKKSNATEGSLLPLEAVILKSV
- a CDS encoding glycosyltransferase, encoding MFFDVVTYIVIALLVASGLFYFGLVLRFFFVLGKVRAGNSDVTPAPKVSILIAARNEAEGIRACLDSVMAQDYDGFWEVWVADDRSDDDTPKILAEYAERYPDNFHVLTIKEIPEGVSPKKHALSRMIEVCDGDILCLTDADCIVKPTWISGTVREFEPGIEMVAGHSYIPTTPGKESALIFLQAVETMIYRVAGTAGIAMHLPLTSTGNNLSYRKTFFKNVNGFDNVIKLQSGDDDLLMQKLAKERPWAMRYCVTEETFVTTSGKDTLKGLWEQRKRWASTTIHYTPKIVFVLSMIFLFLAMQCIATILSPFSFEIFMATAIVFALKCVGDFVLIVRGLKVFKQPHLLKWCIPVELLIAPFTVLAVIFGLLGKFKWK
- a CDS encoding glycoside hydrolase family 9 protein translates to MNFKKLFMAGLACFGLAATDSLAALSTDDYVEAAWMTTRFYGAQRSGQGPNWLAFGTNYTTSFTKDNYQGKDVSGGWFDCGDHVMYGQSQGFSSYVLALSYAEFTEGFYDLYTGDYSDYKAANDYSRKSGKPNKVRDLLEELRYEADFWVKAAISSSAFVTVKGDGNADHTKWVTPGKMSTLGSGEGGESRSITGNANDSFTPGMASAMLAVMARIDPDESNRTKYLAAAKTAYAYSKSHSGITNSSGFYESSWWGGRTTDGVFLAALELYRTTKDETYKSDAKSLFDKIEFMKGSDTRLNYANAVPLSVVMGQWVLDLSPGGQYRDALLLLDHIYSGYEKNSGDIFMRETGGGGSFSVRTPSGGAFLYALYAKLSGDTDYDDAIEKNIAYLLGDNGNKKSYVVGFTRNSAKAPTSPHHRGYYANENPDMDVNSGFNVPEKNKLLGGMIAGAFSDGNHSGDKSQWNVNEVCVDLNAPLVGALGYILSKKAPKTDVDLGIKEAEKPADTTKKDSPSTIIPEIVKRSSFSMSQSGMDLSIVNAKNQGFKVQVFDMLGNKVQEVISTEGRASFTLKAKGVLHVKVTSGLAQRTFTVKAL